TTCGCCGACTTGGGCCGAAATTGGCGCctgcggacccaggccgaacccggcgcgctggggggcgcTTGGGGGCGCCGGCCGAATCGTTTTTGGCGCGAAAATCGGCGGGCCCTCCTTGGCAGCGACTCGGCTCTTCTCGTcgcttcgtcgtcctcatcgcctcggttcccgCGGCGGAATTAATGCCAAAGCTGCCGCGCGCTGCCGTGCCGGTCAGCCTCCTCCATTGATGCTtcacgggcggcgcagtgaagaCCGGACGACGCGCGTCCCTCGCCCGCCACGCGTACACACGGCGGCTCCGCCTATATAAGCCGCCCCCTCCCGCACCGGTGACGCACAGACTCTCCACCACCGACGCCCCCGTTCCTCCCTCTCTTCTCGCCGTTTCCAGTTCACCCAATGGCCGAGCGCTTTCCAGCCGATGGCACGGCGGCGAACGGtttcggccgccgccaccttcacGAGGACGAAGCTCGGCTTCTCTATGAGGCCGAGTACCCGGTCCCGCCGGACATGCGGGTGCTCCCGGCGTGGAGGATCAGCGCCGGCGGGGTCCCGGTGCCACCGCCATCCACCGGGGCGGCGCGTCGTGCGGAGATCGCCCGTATCCGGTCCTCTCTGCCGCAGGCGGCGAGGGAAGGGCCGAGGTACATCCCCGACAGCCCGCTGTGGAAGCAGTACTTCTGTCGCCGCCACACCGAGCAGCTCGAGGCCACCAACGACGTCGTGCCCTCCGGATGGCTCAACTCCGACGGCCGCCGCCGATGGTGGGGCGTGCTCGGCCGCACgctggaggccgtcctcgagtacATCGAGGGCGGCAACACGCCCAGGCTGGAGTACCCCCCCTCCTTCTCCCGCCGGCGGGGGAGCTCGTGGACGCCGAGACGCATGGACccggcgtcctcctcctcgtccggccGCTCGTCCGgctctccctccctcctccccATCAAGCCGGAGCCCCAGGACACGCCGATCAGCCAGCGCACCCGCAGCTCCGGCGTCCGCATCGCCGAGTCCTCCCCCACCTCTGCCCGGCTCGTCGGGCCGAAGGTGGAGCCCGGCCTCCCCGCGGAGTACGAGGCCATAGTCCGGCGCGGCTTCTCCGACGAGGCCGCCCTAAAGTGGGCGTGGGACGACTACCTCCGCGACGAGATGGTCCGGCAGCGCCGAGCCCTGCAGGAGATAGCCGCCCGCCAGCGTGGGCACGAGGACGAGAACGACGTGGTGATCCTCGACagcgacgaggacgaggacgcccCCGGACCGTCTAACCCGCCGCGCGTCCCTGGGGAGGGGAGCAGCAGGGACGGCGCCCGCGGAGGAggcgacgacaacgacgacgacggcggcggcgactacacgcagttctacaggctcctcggcatgtagagcttcaagggcggcgggcggcgaggaacggcgAGGGCGACGGCGGATCTAGTAGTGTTTTTTTTGTAAAATACTTTTATATATGTATGAACTCGCCGAAGTTTGGTTGAATTTGCGCCTTGTTTGTGCCGGATTTTGTTTTTCAAAAAAACATGGGCGCGGCGACTGGGGAGCATCACGCCCCCAGCTCGCGGTTAGCGCCGGTACGccccccaggcggcgatttttaGCGCCTCCTgagggccaacggctggagatgctcttagaggGGCGGAGGACGGGGTCCCCGTATCTTTTTCTCGTATGTGCTCAAGGTTTCACTTCTCTTGTGAATAATAATGGCGGAGCATATATTGATAGAGGTATTCGGGTTAGGGTTCACTCACCATGGGTCAATCATTTACTCTTCGATGATGATAGTTTGATATTTAGAAATGCTAAAGTGGAGAGTGTTCATTGGTTAAATGAAATTCTTCGGGTTTATGTACCATGTTCTGGACAAGTTGTTAACCGGGAGAAAAGTTATGTTTATTTCAGTCCCAACGCTTCGCAACCCTCCGCACAAACTTGAAGCAGCTTCTGAGGATTATTGCGGAAGCATTATCGGCACGGTATATGAGGCTGCCAACGGCGGTTGGCTGGAGAACAAGTGGCACATTTGATCATATTGATAATAGGATCAGGACTAAGATTCAAGGTTGGTCAGAGAGGAACTTAGCTTGTGCAGGAAGAGAAGTGCTTTTGAAATCAGCAATTCAAGCGATCTCAACATACAGTACGACTTGCTTCCTATTCACAAAGAAAGTGTGCAAAAATATTACCACTTGCATGGCAAAATATTTTGGTGGGGTAGCTCTTTGGATAACAGATCTCTTCATTGGTTGTCCTGGGAGAAACTCGCATCGCCGAAAGCGAGGCATGGGATTTAAAGATTTCCAACAATTCAATATATCTATGCTGGGTAAACAAGGGTGGTGATTGCTGACTCATCCCAACTCCCTTTGTGCTCGAATTCTTAAAGGGGAATATTTCCCTCGGTGTGATCATGCAGGCAACTGCCCTCGGAGTTCTTCAGTTACCTGGAGATCGTTCATAGCGGGATTGGTGGCATTGAATGTTGGAGTGATCAAGCGAGTCGGTGACGGCTCGAACATCTTAATTTGGACGGATAGATGGATTCCAAACACTGCAACTCTAAAACCAATGGGCCGGTTGGGCAATGATCCATTAAAAAAGTTCTATGACATTATTGATGATTACACCCAAAAAAAACAATGGTTGGAAAACTGATATTATTCGCCAAAGTTTCTTTGCGCCTGATGCGGATGCCATGCTCAATATCCCGTTGAGTTCATCAGGAGGTGAGGATGCATGGGCGCCAGAAAAAACAGAAATTTCTTTGCGCATGATGCGGATGCCTTAATCAATATCCCGTTGAGTTCATCAGCAGGCGAGGATTTCTTGGCATGGGCGACAGCAAAATCAAAAATCTATGCTATCAAATCTGCATATCGTTCAGTTGTGAGTGTAGAGTACTTCACGGAATCCTTCCAGATTCTGTCAGTTTGAAATATCGCGATATTAAAGAGATTGGCCGCTGTGCCTGTGAAGTGTACCAGGCtatggatgaaaattcgatgcaTGTTGCTTCATTGCACGCATGCTAATGGTTTCTGGACAGCAGCTCATGATCGGCTCCGGTGAAAAGTTCCGAGGCTGCATCCAGATACGCGGACAAAATATGGAGGCAGACAGGATGTGCAAAGCACACACCATCAGAACTAGCACGTTCCGAGTAACACAAGCGCTCTTAAAAACACTTCAACACTTTTACAGGCACATGTCTACGTCAGAAATGGTGAATTTTCACCTGGAACAACATCTCTCAATATCATACATCTACGACCCAGTTCATATCCTAGTCAGTTTGGTATACAAATGTTGTCTAGGCTTGGCCACCGTTTTACACGCTTTGTCCTACGAAAGCCATTAGCATTCCACGCTTGTAGGACTCCAGTCCAGTATGAGCATTCATTTCATCGCTTCTCGCTTTTCAACAAAAACTTGACGCTAAAACTGAGAATAAACAGCCATATGTACCTCAACCAATCGCATCTGCATAGGGGCCCCTCATCTTGGCATTAGTTGGGTGCACCGTCAGGCTGTTGGGGGTTGTCTGCAACCACTTGACGCCTCTGACGCTCTCTCAAGTACAGGACAGTTACAAGGCAAGCAAATAGAGTCAATATTGTTGCGTTCCCTTCATCCATCAGAACATCTTCCACCCATTCCTCAACTACAGGATACATCTCCGGCAGCGAGTCGATAAAATTAACCTGAAATTAAGAAATATTTAGCTACCAACTGCAAGGAGTACAACAATCTAGCATGGTTGCAATACTCAATCTGACCATGATGATGATACAAATACGGCGGCATAGTAAGAACAAAAGGCAGACATCAACCATCAGGTGGCTAGGGATGAACAGACATGTTGGCATATGTAGTGTCAATCTTGAAAGAGCATAACTCCAGGTAACTGGGAGAACTAGAAGTGGTAAAGAAATCAAAAGCTTAGAAGCACAGACTGAAGCCTGAGGCAGTTTGTGAACTGCTGCAAGCATGGTATTTCAAAACTAAAAATAACTTATGTTTGGAAGATGCTACGGTTCATTGGATATGAGCAACCAGTGGGAACCAGCTAAACCAAAAAGATGAGCAGCAGGGAGAGAGCAGGAAATGGACCAGGAAAACAAGTTGCCAAATAATAGCTGCTTAAACGGCAGCAACAGAAATTACCATACAAGGAAACGAACTTGAAAATACCTACAGGTGAACTATACAGACACTTCCTATTTCTTGTATGCAACTGAGCCATGGATGATACAAAGAGAAAATAATGTCTTACCATAAAACTGCCAGCATAGTTTTTCCTTATCCATAGACTAGTTAGTGCGAGCATGACAGGAAGCTTAGCTGCTGAATCCACCTCCACAGCCTGATCATAATATCTTTTTGCCAAGTGCAGATCAAGGGGAAGTCCATGGCCGTGCTCATGCATGTACCCAAGGTTAAACATGGCCTGGGCATTAGACTGTGATTGAGCATGCATATATGCCTCTGCTGCGCGCTCATAGTCCCTCCCTACACCCTGTAACACAGGACAGATTCAATATGTGATTTCAGCAATGATACTATGAAAAGTCTCGAGAGAGTGCACAGTCCCCTAGTACCTCTGAAATGCTAAAGCAAATTTAGAAGCAGAAACCAGACTCCACAACTATGTTGCAGGCGCATCCCGTTTCCAAATACATTTCATGTGTGAATTTATTTTAGAAGCCATACATTTTACTTAGTTATCCAAAAATAGTGGTTTTGGAGAAGTTGTCTCATCAAACATGACAGTTGGTTCCTCTCAAAAGACATTATGTACAAGTGCATAACTTCATAGAGACAGATGGCTTACATTGGGTGCAAACATATGGCTTGTATTGGTGCCACATAAACTCCATACTCTTTTCAAAATTCAGAACACAAACCTAAGGCACTTTATATTATTGTTTACCATGTTTTTAACAATCTGTAGTAGTCATACTAagagaaaaaacaaaaaatgaggaCCACATCTCCAACATAAAATATTAGAATTCCTGCAACATATGGTGCTTGATGTGAATATGTTAAGTAATTTTAGCAGAAGCCTGCAATCATCTAGATAGGATCAAGAGGGTACTTGAGAAACGTGTTATACCAACTAACAGTAAAGACCATTTCACATACCCGGCCATAGTAGTAGGCATCGCCAATCAACAGAGCAGCATGCTCATTACCCTGCTCAGATGCTTGCCACCACAAAGCATGTGCACGGAGATGTCTTTCCATATCTGAACAGAAGCCAGATTCTCCCATGCAAATATGTTCATCGCCATATCTATCAAGAATCCAGGCGGCATTGCTTTGCGCGACCTCATACCCAAGATCTGCCATTCTAGAATATAAGAGCAATGCCTTCCCTATGTCGCCTTTTAAATAAGATTCTAGAGCCCACCTAGACATCGAGCTCCAGGGGCCCCTCTCAGCAACAGACTTGTACAGAACTGTTGCCTGAAACAAGAAAGACAAATGATTCAGCCCTTTGATAATAATATTTCGAACAATTCACGTTTCCCTATTTGTATCATAACAGATTAATATCATTAAAACAAACCGACAAAGTATGTTATAGCATTAATGCTTCTGTAAATCAGACTTCTATCTTTCTCTACAGAAACAACAGCTTGATCTGCCTGAGCAGAGGGTTTTCTATTCAATCTTGTAACTGGAAATATATACTTTAGCATGACAGGCCACTTCTTTAATTAATAGACTATAGTCAATTCAAGCAGACATAAAGATGACAAAGAGCACATGCACTCTAAGGGTACGTTTGGTTTACCACCAACACCGGCCTTACCAAAAAATCGGCTCGCCAACGGGATTTGGCTGCCGTTTGGACTAGCACCAAAAAATTGGCTCGCCGGCCCGCCTGGAATGCCTGCGTGTTATTCTCGCCAATTCGTGGGCGCAGAGAGGGCGCGGAAAACGCTCGCCAAATAATTGGCAGCATGCCCTCGCCCTCTCTTTATGTGGGCCTTGCTCCGTTTTTGGTTTTATACCATGGTCTCGTCCAGTGTTTGTTAGTAAAAGACATCAGTACGGCGAATTAATCGCATGGGTAGCTATGTGATGACCGAGCAGTTGTTCGAAATCATGGATGGATTTTTTCGTTGACGTGTTGTTCGGATGGATCAATCCCGTGTAAGTGGCTGCCCAAAATAGTTTTGTTACTATACTGGTTTTTTCTTTTCTGCGGGTAGGGACTAATGGTCACAAAACCACTACTAATTATCTTGGTTCGGTCATGATTCTCTATACTCTTGAATGATTATTTTTGGCATATTATAGTTAATTAATTTTTATAGTACAGTAAAACTTAATTTTTTAATGTGTCTCTTTCTTTGTTCGCTCGAGGTACAGCCAAATTAAAATCAAATCAAACACTAATCAATCCAGCTACTCCTACAAAGCATTTCGCAACTCAGCTAGTGGCAAACCAAATGAAGTCTCAGCAATTTTACCATAATTTTGGCAAGTACATTGGCTACAATCCAAACAATGTTaacttaccaaaattttggtcatgccCTCACACAGGTCATGCCAATTTTTTGGCTGGGCTAGCTGAGGCacaaaccaaacacaccctaaatCTAAAGATGGTGCACAtgcaagaaaataaaataaaataggcCTGCTATAGCACCGTAAAAAAAATGCACGCTTGGCGTATTCTAGCAGACAACTCTATCATGGAGCATTCAGCAATACTTCCATACAATTGCTCTTACAAGCTACGGCATGAGTTCCAAATCAGATTCTTTGCTTGGATAAAAGAAGCAAGTGAAAACAAGTTATGTTTGTCATTACATGCAAGGATGAAGATTGAATAATTGAATAGTGATATTGTCATGTGGTTTATATGTTTTGGCATCATTTTATATCTATAATGTAAGCATATTGGCTTTTTGCAATTCGAATGCTTCACTTTAAGATTGATTCTTTAATTTGAAGACTTCTTGAAATATAGCAGAGCCCGCTGTGCCCAGTGTGTTGTAGCAACATCATCTGCTATACGAAAACACTTGGTTACTCAGTACACTTATTTATACGACACACTATTCAAATATTGTGCGAGACATTAACTGGTAGGAAATAATTCCTATGGACCCGTTGAACTTGGTTGTAGCCTCAGGAACTGAATAAATTTAGAAAGTTTGGCAAGATATATCCATATCGGATGTGATAAATTCATAACGGAACTGAGATAGACTTCCACCACCGGGTttctaagaaaataagaaaagCATCGAGGCACAACACACAGTCTACTCATTGGGCATCTTAGGTGCTATGGTGGCCTAATTACGCATGGCTCATGAGAGCATCCCTTACTCATACACTGATGATGATTTGATAAAGGAATGCTCATTGAAGCATCATACATAATTGTGACAATGGAAGATTTAATTCAGCAATTGAtacaacaaaataattatcattaCCATATGGAGGTTCCTCTTAAGACCAATTCCTTTTTGGAACAACTTCGCCACTTGATAAATAGCTTTTGGTTGCCCAGCATTTACTGCACGAAGAAAATAATTGCATGCTGTCATCACATCCCTCTTTACACCTATACCCTTTAGATATAAAACACCAAGGTTATAATAACCCCCATGCTCTTTATGGTCAGCTGCAATTTCAAAATATTCCTTTGCCTACAAAAAGGTAAGTAAAAGAATGTAAGTTCCTCGAGCTTATAGTACATTGATTATTGCAATACAGAAAACCAGCAAGATAGTGAAATGTCCAATTTTGTAACTTGCGTTTGTTAATAGCCAAATGGATTATATAAGTAAATTGAAATTTTCATAGGTCTTAGCATTTATTAACAACTAATAGTACAGAACTGCGGAACATTGTCAGTTTGTCACTTGAATTCTTCTCCATCGGCAACTCGAAATATCTAATCTTCATAGTTAATAACATCCTAGCGAACATGGGTATACTTGTTACTATCACTATGTTCAAAAAAATTGCAGTCATCATATCCATCCatttgaaaaattgatgtgcATGTGATACTAAACCATTGTCCTAACTTACTCAAAGATGCTCCTTGTTAGGCTCTGTTAACACATCAGCAATACTAGGATAGGGATTGTTTTAATGGTTACTGTTGTTATGGGTGCAACCAAGACTTGGGGTACAAGGAAAGGAAACATAGCCTAATAGGACTCCTAGACCTAATACTAATACTCCTTAACACCCCCCTCAAATGCAAAGCGTATGCAATAGCATTGCATTTGAAGAAGTGTAACACTAGAAAAAATATATGATGATCAATGCAAGGAACACCATCAAGAGTCAGAGGGCAGCAAGAGAGATGCGTATCCGATGAAAACATCATTTATTTTTTACTACTCGCATCACGAGAATCTAGCTTCAGCCAACAGCCAGACCATACGTCACGAGAACCTAGCTTCAACCAACAGCAAGACCACAACACAGCTGCGGAGCTGAAGCAGATCAGGACATAGCCTAATAGGACTCCTAGACTAATACTAATACTCCTTAACAACTTTCTATGGCAGCTGTAAGTCGTTCATTGACAAAAAAGTTGTATGCCTTGATCAAATGTGATCGCTTTGTTCTTCCACAGCAACAGGATCACTGGTGAACTTGTACATCCAGACTACTGTAAAGTCAGACTTGAGTTCCTGTCAACTAAGATGTGTAGCAGTATAATTTACCAAAACAGCCTATAGAAAATCTAGCTGGCAGGCAGTATCTCTACCCAATAACAAAGATAGCAGCAAGCATGGTGAAAATGTAGCCACAGAATATTTAGTGCAGGCAAGTCTAGCAGCGGACAGAGTCCACGGCAACAAGCTTATACTGTAGAGGAGTTATGACCTACTCAACTGCATTCCAAATTCTAATACATAATACTTACTTTTGTCAAGTTCTTCTCCACCCCATAGCCTTTCACATAGAGATAACCCAGTCCATTGTAAGCTGAGTACTGTTCCTGCTGTGCTGCAAGTCTCAACCACCTGTATGCTAGGGTGTAGTTTCTTTCCACTCCAGCACCTCTAGCAAAGATCTCCCCCATAAGCTCCATAGCACGTGGCTCGTCTTTCTCCACAGCCTTAGAGAACCAATGATATGATTTGCCATAATCACGTCTGAGTCCTCGTAGTCCATAGTAGTACAGAAGCCCTAATTTGTACATTGCGGCAGCATTGCCTCGTTGTGCCTGGTACTCTGTGATTTgaaaatcttcatcatcctcACCACGGGACTTCCTCAAGGCCTCCTTGTTTTCTTCAGTTCCACTGTGCAGCCGAACTGGTTCAATCACTGGTGGCTCCTTCGAGATTAAGGAGCTTGTCAGCGCAGCCTCTGCAAGTTCGGCATATAGTGTGACAGCCTCTTCATACATCTGTAAAAGCAAATCGTTCAAGTCAACAAATATCCAATATTAGCAATAACATAGAGCCAAACTCAAACATGTTCCAGCCGGTCCAAATCATTTGCATAGACCATATATATCGATTGAAAGTGCAGTGGCAAAACCAGAGTAATAAAGATAATTAAAAGATATAGTAATGCCACATCATACCTAGACCAGATATCAAAGCACCAGATTTCAGACTAGACTATAGAACTGAAACAATGACAGTGAGGCATTCATGTGTTTCAATAAAGTTCTGAAATGACGCAAAGATTGCACAATAAAGACAAGCAAGCCAAAGCAATGACATAAATCGGCAAGAAGCTACATGAGCTGAAATTAATGACATATATATGTTTGAACAAACAGAAAACACTATACCCTTTTCCTTTTATTTCATGCAACCAAAACACAACGGTTGATATCCCCACTGTTGAGATACATATGCCATACGAAAGACGGCAGCTTTTTATAGTAGGAACATTGGCACGATATATACCTCTAACCGACAAACTCGAACACCAACAACAAAACAAACCTTGACGTTCTTACTTAGATCATATAAAAGTAAAGTATTGGCAGATATATGAGTCTAGTATGTACAAGGGCATTGGTATGTGAGCCTTAATTGCATGCCAGAGGACTTTCGGAGCATTTTAAAAACTACAGAGTCAAAAGAGAAAAAATACAACTGAACTTCATCAGCCTGATTTGTGTTGTTTTGATCAGACTGCTAGTTATTCACAGGAATACATACATTGGTCCTAAATAAATATGGCCCCATTACTACAGCTCCGAAGATGATAAAGACAGAAGGCCAGTTAAACATAACATCAAACGCCCGTAAACAAATttgctgcaacattggaggtaaAAGTCAAAATCATGTTATAAGTTACATGTACTAACTAACAATACCATAGGCTACCATTTATATAAATTTAACAAAACAAAGCCAAAGACTAAAAACGTTCTAAAACACTGAGTAAAAGAACCCATGGAGACAAAAATTCACATATGTCTGATGTTAATCATGTGAGGCTTATCCCTTCAACGCAAGCTAGATAGCTAACCCCCATAAAAAATCCCCCAATCGCAGAATCCCCATTAAAATTAGTTATAATTGCACGAGCAAGCAAACAATCGAACCGAATCACCTCACCTCCTGGCGAAAATAGGCGTAGGCGAGCGCCATCTTAGACTGGAGGTCTCCTGCGTCGGCGGCGAATTTGTGCAGCAGGAACGCGCGCGAGCGGGACACCGGGCGCGTCATTCCAGCTCCGGAGAGGAACGCCAGCGCCGACTGTGCGCCGGGGTGTCCCCCAGAGGCTGCAGCGTCGATCTGCGCGGACGCAGTGGAGAAAGCGGCTTCGTCCCCCGAGGATGCCGCTGAGATCATGGCGCGGACGCCCGCGACGAAGAGCGCATCGGACGGTGGGTCCGGCTGATCGCCCGACGGGGAGGGGGTGGTGGGGTCAAGGAGGGGGATCCAGGAGGACGGGGAGAGGAGGGGGTCGGTGGCGGGGGAGTCGTCCGCGAAGTCATCCCAGTCctcgctgtcgccgtcggcggaTGGCAGCGAGGGGTGCGCGCCAGAGGGGTCCTTGAGGAAGTCTTCGCCGGAGAGGACCAGCACGAAGGGGCGTACGGCCgcggcgcgggggaggagagCGGAGACGGTGAGGACGGCGAGTAGGAGGAGACGGCGGTGGAGTGCGCCGGCCATCGGAGGAGAACCAGACGAGATCCCGGTGCTACAGTGAGTTTGGAATTTGGGGGGTGCTAACCAATAAGTCTGACAGGTGGGGGTCAAGTTTGAGGTGCCAACGACGGCGCGTCACGTTTTGGCGGTGACGTGGATATCGAGGCCACGGTGTCGACGTGTACCGCGCAACGTGATTGGCTGGGGCTTCGATTATCGCAAGATTTCCTATTTGAGTTTTGATTTCGAAATATATTTTAAAATATATATAAACCTCGTGAGAGAGCGAACCTATGCCATTTCATAAATCAGAGTGAAGTGGTTCGATTtataatgaaacttggcacgtCCGATTGTTGATTAAAGGACTCCCGTATAACATCTTTGATAACCGAAAAATAAGACCTAGAATGCAACCAAACAAATCAACAACGACAGTGCCCGACGCTACGGATTTGCTAGCAACACTCATGCCACCAAAGCGAAGACCGCTAATCAATAAAATCAACATTCAGCACCAGACATGTTTAGCACCCCACGAATAGGGCGTGAAGCTAGCTCGTAGCaatatggggggggggggtgccatCATCGTTTGTCATACCTCGTTGACTCAAAACATTCATTTAGAGCATCGCACACACCATCTCACCAAACCCTAGGGAAGGGTCTCGACACGCCATAAACCGCCATGTCCCTCTTAGATCCAAGCAACTGTGTGAAGAGGATCTTAAAAATATGAAGGAATATGGATTTAATGCATGTTATAACTTGCAAACATGCCTAATTTAATATAATTTTTTTGTCTTTCGTGTCCTTTCTTCTATACCCATAGTGGGTTGTGACCGCACCACATTGTTAC
This genomic window from Aegilops tauschii subsp. strangulata cultivar AL8/78 chromosome 4, Aet v6.0, whole genome shotgun sequence contains:
- the LOC109751106 gene encoding ERAD-associated E3 ubiquitin-protein ligase component HRD3, which produces MAGALHRRLLLLAVLTVSALLPRAAAVRPFVLVLSGEDFLKDPSGAHPSLPSADGDSEDWDDFADDSPATDPLLSPSSWIPLLDPTTPSPSGDQPDPPSDALFVAGVRAMISAASSGDEAAFSTASAQIDAAASGGHPGAQSALAFLSGAGMTRPVSRSRAFLLHKFAADAGDLQSKMALAYAYFRQEMYEEAVTLYAELAEAALTSSLISKEPPVIEPVRLHSGTEENKEALRKSRGEDDEDFQITEYQAQRGNAAAMYKLGLLYYYGLRGLRRDYGKSYHWFSKAVEKDEPRAMELMGEIFARGAGVERNYTLAYRWLRLAAQQEQYSAYNGLGYLYVKGYGVEKNLTKAKEYFEIAADHKEHGGYYNLGVLYLKGIGVKRDVMTACNYFLRAVNAGQPKAIYQVAKLFQKGIGLKRNLHMATVLYKSVAERGPWSSMSRWALESYLKGDIGKALLLYSRMADLGYEVAQSNAAWILDRYGDEHICMGESGFCSDMERHLRAHALWWQASEQGNEHAALLIGDAYYYGRGVGRDYERAAEAYMHAQSQSNAQAMFNLGYMHEHGHGLPLDLHLAKRYYDQAVEVDSAAKLPVMLALTSLWIRKNYAGSFMVNFIDSLPEMYPVVEEWVEDVLMDEGNATILTLFACLVTVLYLRERQRRQVVADNPQQPDGAPN